In Pseudobacter ginsenosidimutans, the following are encoded in one genomic region:
- a CDS encoding DUF4339 domain-containing protein, producing MNKYLLLRDNKQTGPYTVEELVKKGIKPYDLVWLEGRSAAWRYPSEIDELKAFAPVVEEQPYDRFYKRSSSAQQHAIHAAQQQLGKQEQSLPAVEHTSTPAFTAQTNTAVQGNTEQTIAAAVNSPKETSENIPVSKPVVKTGTGKVYVTLPAGFRQKQAVQQTGSEEIVKTQPVQAKKETTVPVTQAFSGNMESDKQEEARVSQEAAKALEARAAALAESIQAAAAAASKKQTAQQAIQQWNQQSNTSKTQQAKTPVEQPANFSSLINKQQEETVPVIPMRNQSGRKHLLLMRSIVAACLLLGGIVIGMALTYSKSGSENQKALDQLVQRLQEREAQRQAGIQPEQKAGETTAPNNAEYAEESTPPDGEQSHIQDNNSGRQLAEKDKQLPPVVNNNDAAVTFQEKDPQEMKVTQAVITRKDEPRPVREADVAAAREKIYQMVQVAASPFRTGVLGGISNLYFTVSNTSSFPLDQIELEIKYLGPENRVVKVQRLLFNDVGAGAQKTLEAPRTSRGVSIDYVITKINSRALGIARTGF from the coding sequence ATGAACAAGTATTTATTGCTGCGAGATAATAAACAGACCGGGCCTTACACGGTTGAGGAACTGGTGAAGAAGGGAATCAAGCCTTACGACCTCGTATGGCTCGAAGGCAGGAGCGCAGCCTGGCGGTATCCCAGTGAAATTGATGAACTCAAGGCCTTCGCCCCGGTGGTGGAAGAGCAGCCGTACGACAGGTTCTACAAACGCAGCAGTTCCGCTCAGCAGCATGCCATCCATGCAGCACAGCAACAACTCGGCAAACAGGAACAATCCCTGCCCGCCGTTGAACATACTTCCACTCCCGCTTTCACTGCACAAACAAATACAGCTGTCCAGGGCAATACTGAACAGACGATCGCTGCTGCAGTGAACAGCCCCAAAGAAACCAGCGAAAATATTCCCGTTTCCAAACCTGTGGTGAAAACCGGTACCGGAAAAGTATATGTAACGCTGCCTGCTGGATTCAGGCAAAAGCAGGCTGTTCAGCAGACAGGCTCTGAGGAAATTGTAAAGACTCAACCTGTTCAGGCAAAAAAAGAAACTACCGTTCCGGTAACGCAGGCTTTCTCCGGCAATATGGAATCCGATAAACAGGAAGAAGCGCGTGTATCTCAGGAAGCCGCCAAAGCACTGGAAGCCCGTGCCGCTGCATTGGCAGAATCCATTCAGGCCGCTGCCGCTGCTGCTTCCAAAAAACAAACAGCACAGCAGGCCATTCAGCAATGGAACCAGCAATCCAATACTTCAAAAACCCAACAGGCCAAAACTCCTGTTGAGCAACCCGCCAATTTCTCGTCCCTTATCAATAAGCAACAGGAAGAGACTGTTCCGGTGATCCCTATGCGCAATCAGTCAGGAAGGAAACATCTTCTGCTCATGCGCAGCATCGTTGCTGCATGTCTGTTGCTGGGTGGTATCGTCATTGGGATGGCGCTGACGTACAGCAAGAGCGGCAGTGAGAACCAGAAAGCGCTCGACCAGCTGGTGCAGCGCCTGCAGGAAAGGGAAGCCCAGCGTCAGGCTGGAATTCAGCCGGAGCAAAAAGCCGGTGAAACTACCGCTCCAAACAATGCAGAATATGCAGAAGAAAGTACGCCTCCTGATGGGGAGCAAAGCCATATCCAGGATAACAATTCCGGCCGGCAACTGGCTGAAAAAGATAAGCAGCTCCCTCCTGTTGTGAACAATAATGATGCTGCGGTTACCTTCCAGGAAAAAGACCCGCAGGAAATGAAAGTCACCCAGGCAGTGATTACCAGGAAGGACGAGCCCAGGCCCGTTCGGGAAGCAGATGTGGCCGCAGCCCGTGAAAAGATCTACCAGATGGTTCAGGTGGCTGCCAGTCCATTCCGCACCGGCGTACTGGGAGGCATTTCCAATTTATACTTCACTGTTTCCAATACCAGTTCATTTCCACTGGACCAGATCGAACTGGAGATAAAATACCTCGGTCCAGAAAACAGAGTGGTAAAAGTGCAGCGTTTACTCTTCAACGATGTTGGGGCCGGCGCACAAAAAACGCTGGAAGCCCCACGCACTTCACGTGGCGTATCGATCGATTATGTTATAACCAAAATCAATTCAAGAGCGCTGGGTATCGCCCGTACAGGCTTCTGA
- the gyrA gene encoding DNA gyrase subunit A: MEENLIPQETNDQNRIVPVNIEEQMKTAYIDYSMSVIVGRALPDARDGFKPVHRRILFAMNELGVHFNKPHKKSARIVGEVLGKYHPHGDSSVYDAMVRMAQEWSMRYTLVDGQGNFGSQDGDQPAAMRYTEVRLQRAAESMLMDIDKDTVDFQLNFDDSLEEPTVLPTRLPNLLLNGSSGIAVGMATNMMPHNLSEVIDGCVAYIDKRDITVDEMMHYIKAPDFPTGGIIYGMEGIKSGYHTGRGRVVLRGRVHVDTKSSGREQIIITEVPFQVNRDALCDRIGQLVNEKVLEGIAHINNESNNKEGTRIVVDLKRDAISNVVINQLYKFTELQTSYGINNVALVKGRPRTLNVIEIIAEFIEFRHEVVVRRTKFELKEAQKKAHILQGYLIALDHLDEVIALIRASATPEIAKESLVNAGWGLDEIQAKAILELRLQRLTGMEREKIKEEYDELMKLINYLTELLSNEGMRYDVIKNELLEVKDKFGDERKTEITFLDDEVSIKDLIKEEDVVITISHLGYIKRTPASEFRAQRRGGRGVQGGKTREEDYIEHLFVASTHHTMLFFTEKGRVYWLNVYQIPDGEKTGKGRAIQNMIQIAPDDKVRAIIDVKDFADKDYVNGHNIVLCTKKGIIKKTALEDFSRPRQTGVNAITINEGDELLEARLTDGNSEIMMAVKSGRAIRFPEEKVRATGRGAIGVTGIEVDDNNDEVIGMICVNSGDTTRTVLVVSEKGYGKRTQVEEYRVTNRGGKGVKTISVTDKTGSLVGILDVTEKEDLMITCKSGIIIRMPVGGISELGRATQGVKLIRVEDGDEIAAITKLDESEDDETPVIEGAVVEGAEGVEAAGETTGEAGNNEDAATGEAAEASEEGPDNN, translated from the coding sequence ATGGAAGAGAATCTTATACCACAAGAAACGAATGACCAGAACCGGATCGTTCCTGTGAACATCGAAGAGCAGATGAAAACGGCTTATATCGATTACTCCATGAGCGTGATCGTAGGCCGTGCATTACCGGATGCGCGCGACGGATTCAAACCTGTTCACCGCCGCATTCTGTTTGCCATGAATGAACTGGGTGTGCATTTCAATAAACCCCACAAGAAATCCGCCCGTATCGTGGGTGAGGTGTTGGGGAAATACCACCCGCACGGTGACAGTTCTGTATACGATGCCATGGTGAGAATGGCCCAGGAATGGAGCATGCGTTATACACTGGTAGACGGTCAGGGTAACTTCGGTAGCCAGGATGGTGATCAGCCGGCTGCCATGCGTTATACCGAGGTGCGCCTGCAACGTGCAGCAGAAAGCATGCTGATGGATATCGATAAGGACACTGTGGACTTCCAGCTCAACTTCGACGACTCCCTTGAAGAACCAACTGTATTGCCTACACGCTTACCCAACCTGCTCCTCAACGGATCAAGTGGTATTGCGGTGGGTATGGCCACCAATATGATGCCCCATAACCTTTCCGAGGTGATCGACGGCTGTGTGGCGTATATTGATAAACGTGATATCACCGTAGATGAGATGATGCATTATATCAAGGCTCCTGACTTCCCAACAGGTGGCATCATCTACGGTATGGAAGGTATCAAATCCGGTTATCATACCGGCCGGGGCAGGGTTGTACTCCGCGGACGTGTTCATGTTGACACCAAAAGCAGCGGACGCGAACAGATCATCATTACAGAAGTGCCTTTCCAGGTGAACCGTGACGCGCTCTGCGATCGCATCGGTCAACTGGTGAACGAAAAAGTACTGGAAGGCATCGCCCATATCAATAACGAATCCAACAATAAGGAAGGTACCCGTATTGTGGTAGACCTGAAAAGGGATGCGATCTCCAATGTGGTGATCAACCAGCTCTACAAATTCACCGAGCTGCAGACTTCATACGGTATTAACAACGTAGCACTCGTAAAAGGCCGCCCACGTACCCTGAACGTTATTGAAATTATTGCTGAGTTCATCGAATTCCGCCACGAAGTGGTAGTCCGCCGTACTAAATTCGAACTGAAGGAAGCTCAGAAGAAAGCGCATATCCTGCAGGGTTATCTTATCGCACTGGACCACCTGGACGAAGTGATCGCCCTGATCCGCGCATCCGCTACGCCGGAGATCGCAAAGGAAAGTCTCGTGAACGCAGGCTGGGGACTGGACGAGATCCAGGCCAAAGCCATCCTCGAATTACGTCTCCAGCGTTTGACAGGCATGGAACGTGAGAAGATCAAAGAAGAATATGATGAATTGATGAAATTGATCAACTATCTCACAGAACTGCTTAGCAACGAAGGAATGAGGTATGATGTGATCAAGAACGAGCTCCTCGAGGTGAAAGACAAATTCGGTGATGAACGCAAAACCGAGATCACTTTCCTGGACGATGAAGTGAGCATCAAAGACCTGATCAAGGAAGAAGATGTGGTGATCACCATCTCACATCTCGGTTATATCAAACGTACACCCGCATCCGAATTCCGCGCACAACGCCGTGGAGGTCGTGGCGTACAGGGAGGCAAAACCCGCGAGGAAGATTATATCGAACATCTCTTCGTGGCCAGCACCCACCACACTATGCTCTTCTTCACAGAAAAGGGAAGGGTTTACTGGCTTAACGTTTACCAGATCCCCGATGGTGAGAAAACCGGCAAGGGACGCGCCATCCAGAACATGATCCAGATCGCTCCGGACGATAAGGTCCGCGCCATCATCGATGTGAAGGACTTCGCCGACAAGGATTATGTGAATGGCCATAATATTGTACTTTGTACGAAGAAGGGTATCATCAAAAAGACAGCGCTGGAAGATTTCAGCCGCCCGCGTCAAACCGGTGTGAATGCCATCACCATCAATGAAGGCGATGAACTGCTGGAAGCCAGACTGACTGACGGTAACAGCGAGATCATGATGGCTGTGAAAAGTGGAAGGGCCATCCGTTTCCCTGAAGAAAAAGTAAGGGCTACCGGCCGTGGCGCCATCGGTGTAACTGGTATTGAAGTGGATGACAATAATGATGAAGTAATTGGCATGATATGTGTCAACAGTGGAGATACAACTCGTACAGTGTTGGTAGTGAGCGAAAAAGGATATGGAAAGAGAACGCAGGTTGAAGAATATCGCGTTACCAACCGCGGTGGTAAAGGGGTGAAAACCATCAGTGTTACTGATAAGACCGGATCCCTGGTAGGAATCCTGGATGTTACCGAAAAGGAAGACCTCATGATCACCTGTAAGAGTGGTATCATCATCCGTATGCCGGTTGGCGGCATCAGTGAGCTGGGCCGCGCAACACAGGGTGTGAAACTGATCCGTGTGGAAGATGGAGACGAAATTGCCGCCATCACCAAACTGGACGAATCTGAAGATGATGAAACCCCTGTTATCGAGGGAGCGGTTGTTGAAGGTGCGGAAGGTGTTGAAGCTGCCGGCGAAACAACTGGTGAAGCAGGTAATAATGAAGATGCTGCAACCGGAGAAGCCGCAGAAGCATCTGAAGAAGGACCTGACAATAACTAA
- a CDS encoding tetratricopeptide repeat protein: MKKVLLLALLAAPGLGLYAQKLDKAKDLLGKKKITEAKTEIDNVLAVEKNQSNPEAWYTKAKVYVAVAGDSVLRSSVPDAREVAFESLKKYMAMEETREKDAAKRNVLLTLDNSQPLLDLYSGYSSAGATYYNAGNFNEALNNFKKCLGIFEFMSGKNLTTLKLDTTTTLYAGISAEKASKPDEAAVYYGMIADQKAKGEGFAELYKWLADYYRQKNDVTKAQHYSQLGREVYPQDPFWTGFELELMREKGSKEELFKKYDQVLAENPNNHLFLFNYAVEVYQVGYNQDAAQRPANSKELIAKATELIKKCLEIQPDYPNANMVLGQIIYNQGVDINNENKAIRPQGGVKLTADQLKKKEELRAQVVTKFDEAAPYFEKVASKLESEGKLKMDDKDILKNSLDLLITINEEKVSQLEQKKNAAEAKKNAAEVKSLEADIKKLSDKTTEYTEKFNNVDRKH; the protein is encoded by the coding sequence ATGAAAAAAGTATTGCTGTTAGCGTTGCTCGCCGCACCAGGGTTGGGTTTGTATGCGCAGAAGCTGGACAAAGCGAAAGACTTACTGGGCAAGAAGAAGATCACTGAAGCAAAAACGGAGATCGACAACGTGCTGGCCGTAGAAAAGAACCAGTCTAATCCAGAGGCCTGGTACACAAAAGCTAAAGTATATGTTGCCGTTGCAGGTGATTCTGTACTCCGCAGCTCCGTGCCCGATGCACGCGAAGTAGCGTTCGAGTCACTGAAAAAATATATGGCGATGGAAGAAACACGTGAGAAGGACGCAGCCAAAAGGAACGTTCTGCTGACGCTGGATAACAGCCAGCCTTTGCTGGACCTGTATTCCGGTTATTCTTCTGCAGGCGCTACCTATTATAACGCAGGCAATTTCAACGAAGCGCTCAACAACTTCAAGAAATGTCTCGGCATCTTCGAATTCATGAGTGGCAAAAATCTCACCACGCTGAAACTGGATACTACTACAACACTGTATGCAGGTATCTCTGCTGAAAAAGCCAGCAAGCCCGATGAAGCTGCGGTTTACTACGGTATGATCGCTGATCAGAAAGCAAAAGGTGAAGGTTTTGCAGAATTATACAAATGGCTGGCTGATTACTATCGTCAGAAGAACGATGTAACCAAGGCCCAGCATTATTCACAGCTCGGCAGGGAAGTGTATCCGCAGGATCCGTTCTGGACCGGCTTCGAGCTGGAACTGATGCGTGAAAAAGGTTCCAAGGAAGAGCTATTCAAAAAATACGACCAGGTTCTGGCAGAGAATCCCAATAACCACCTGTTCCTCTTCAACTATGCAGTAGAAGTGTACCAGGTCGGATACAATCAGGATGCTGCACAGCGCCCGGCCAATTCCAAAGAGCTGATCGCCAAAGCAACCGAACTGATCAAAAAATGCCTGGAGATCCAGCCTGATTATCCTAATGCCAATATGGTACTCGGACAGATCATCTATAACCAGGGTGTAGATATCAACAATGAGAACAAAGCGATCCGTCCTCAGGGTGGTGTAAAACTCACTGCTGATCAACTGAAAAAGAAAGAAGAGCTCCGTGCCCAGGTGGTTACGAAGTTCGATGAAGCTGCTCCTTATTTTGAGAAAGTAGCCAGCAAACTGGAATCAGAAGGCAAATTGAAAATGGACGACAAAGACATTCTGAAAAACTCACTCGATCTGCTGATCACGATCAACGAAGAGAAAGTGAGCCAGCTGGAGCAAAAGAAGAATGCTGCTGAAGCCAAGAAGAACGCTGCCGAAGTGAAAAGCCTGGAAGCCGATATCAAAAAACTCTCCGATAAAACTACCGAGTACACTGAAAAATTCAACAACGTAGACCGGAAACACTAA
- a CDS encoding SIR2 family NAD-dependent protein deacylase translates to MSKKKLVVLTGAGISAESGLKTFRDSDGLWEGYDVREVATPRAWRKNPSLVLDFYNMRRKNVIDAKPNAAHFGLADLQNDFDVQIITQNIDDLHERAGSEKILHLHGEILKMRSVGDESLIYPITGDINIGDLAEDGEQLRPHIVWFEEPVPMIAEAVPLVKAADIFVVVGTSLVVYPAAGLVDFVQPRVPKYIVDKKIPSTEGFYGVHPIEMPATTGVEELMRILRGE, encoded by the coding sequence ATGTCAAAGAAAAAATTAGTGGTACTTACCGGCGCCGGCATCAGCGCGGAGAGCGGATTGAAAACATTCAGGGACAGTGATGGCCTCTGGGAAGGATATGATGTAAGGGAAGTGGCTACGCCCCGCGCCTGGAGGAAGAACCCATCGCTGGTGCTCGACTTCTACAATATGCGCCGCAAGAACGTGATCGATGCAAAACCCAATGCAGCGCATTTCGGTCTGGCTGATCTGCAGAATGATTTCGATGTACAGATCATCACCCAAAACATAGACGACCTGCATGAACGTGCCGGCTCTGAAAAAATACTTCACCTCCATGGCGAGATCCTCAAAATGCGCAGCGTGGGCGATGAATCGCTGATCTATCCCATTACCGGTGATATCAATATCGGCGATCTGGCGGAAGATGGCGAACAGCTTCGTCCGCATATCGTTTGGTTTGAAGAACCTGTGCCAATGATCGCTGAGGCTGTACCGTTAGTGAAGGCTGCCGATATCTTTGTGGTGGTTGGCACTTCGCTGGTGGTGTATCCTGCAGCGGGACTGGTGGACTTTGTTCAACCGAGGGTTCCGAAATATATCGTTGATAAGAAGATCCCTTCAACGGAAGGCTTCTATGGCGTTCATCCTATTGAAATGCCGGCAACAACCGGGGTTGAGGAATTGATGCGGATACTTCGTGGAGAATAA